A genomic stretch from Hymenobacter psoromatis includes:
- a CDS encoding flavonol synthase, whose amino-acid sequence MADNLPDHIPSLDLADFRSGDPARKAKFVQELGEAYQSIGFIALKNHGLNEVQTKELYADVQQFFQLPDAAKQTYENPALAGQRGYISKGKEHAKGRNTGDLKEFYHVGQEVRDETDPVRHDYPANIWPAEVPRFEASTMRAYRTLEAAGQDVLRAIALYLKLPENYFDDKVKNGNSILRPIHYFPIEDPDAVPADAVRAAEHGDINLITLLMGASADGLQVKRRDGEWIAITALPDQIVVNVGDMLQRLTNGVLRSTIHRVVNPAREKMNTSRYSIPFFMHPRSEMSLAALPHLVTADNPKKEADITAGEFLNERLIELGLKK is encoded by the coding sequence ATGGCTGATAACCTGCCTGACCACATTCCCTCGCTCGACCTGGCCGACTTCCGCTCGGGCGACCCCGCTCGCAAAGCCAAGTTTGTGCAGGAACTGGGCGAAGCCTACCAGAGCATTGGCTTCATCGCCCTCAAAAACCACGGCCTGAACGAGGTGCAAACCAAGGAACTGTATGCCGACGTGCAGCAGTTTTTCCAGCTGCCCGACGCGGCCAAGCAAACCTACGAGAACCCCGCCCTGGCCGGTCAGCGCGGCTACATCAGCAAGGGTAAGGAGCACGCCAAGGGCCGCAACACCGGCGACCTGAAGGAATTTTACCACGTGGGCCAGGAAGTGCGGGATGAAACTGACCCCGTGCGCCACGACTACCCCGCCAACATCTGGCCCGCCGAAGTGCCCCGCTTCGAGGCCAGCACCATGCGCGCCTACCGCACCCTGGAGGCCGCCGGCCAGGACGTGCTGCGCGCCATCGCGCTGTATTTGAAATTGCCCGAAAATTATTTCGATGACAAGGTGAAGAATGGCAACTCCATCCTGCGACCTATCCATTATTTTCCCATCGAAGACCCCGACGCGGTGCCCGCCGATGCCGTGCGCGCCGCCGAGCACGGCGATATCAACCTCATTACCCTGCTGATGGGGGCCAGCGCCGACGGCCTGCAAGTGAAGCGCCGCGACGGCGAGTGGATTGCCATCACGGCCCTCCCCGACCAGATTGTGGTGAACGTGGGCGACATGCTCCAGCGCCTCACCAACGGCGTGCTCCGCAGCACCATTCACCGCGTGGTGAACCCCGCCCGCGAAAAGATGAACACCTCGCGCTACAGCATTCCGTTCTTCATGCACCCGCGCTCTGAGATGAGCCTGGCCGCCCTACCCCACCTCGTGACGGCCGACAACCCCAAGAAGGAAGCCGACATCACGGCCGGCGAGTTTTTGAACGAGCGGCTGATTGAGCTGGGGCTGAAGAAGTAG
- a CDS encoding sulfurtransferase yields MALILPFIESEIQDQYQAEDNSRPWIVGFSGGKDSTMLLQLVWKAVQKLPEQLRWRPVHVVCNDTMVENPRIVRFIEDTLHRIEAAATKQSMPFFVHRTTPRLEDSFWTNLLGKGYPAPSSTFRWCTERLKINPTTHFIKTKISDAGEVIILLGTRSAESSRRSRSMAKHAVHGQRLRKHVLPNAYVYAPIKDIETNELWQYLSQVPPPWGGTHKELITLYRNASTEADCPLVIDDETPSCGKSRFGCWVCTVVVKDKSMDGLIMNGETWMEPLSELRDYLILTRDNPEQYRQKRLRNGTIREDAWGPYKPEVRAEILRRLLQAQKEIRQEYDETMTFITHQELVAVQVTWYRDGIFDYDVAQIYNSVFDTKLDLGLDRRTAKIREEETLLREVCQDNPGHFDLIQQTLKVVKAKSLLVRKRGLHNDIEQVLDNYLLEGAIV; encoded by the coding sequence ATGGCGCTTATTCTCCCCTTTATCGAATCCGAAATCCAGGACCAATACCAGGCCGAGGACAACAGCCGGCCGTGGATTGTGGGTTTCAGCGGCGGCAAAGACTCGACGATGCTGCTGCAACTGGTGTGGAAGGCCGTGCAGAAGCTGCCCGAACAGCTGCGGTGGCGGCCAGTCCACGTGGTGTGCAACGACACGATGGTGGAAAACCCGCGCATCGTGCGGTTTATTGAAGATACGCTGCACCGGATTGAAGCGGCGGCTACCAAGCAGAGTATGCCGTTTTTCGTGCATCGCACGACGCCCCGGCTGGAAGATTCTTTTTGGACCAACCTGCTCGGCAAAGGTTACCCGGCCCCGTCCAGCACGTTCCGCTGGTGCACCGAGCGGTTGAAAATCAACCCGACCACCCACTTCATCAAAACCAAAATCAGCGACGCGGGCGAGGTTATTATTCTGCTGGGCACCCGCTCGGCGGAAAGCTCGCGCCGCTCGCGCTCAATGGCTAAGCACGCGGTGCATGGGCAGCGCCTGCGCAAGCACGTGTTGCCGAACGCCTACGTGTACGCGCCCATCAAGGACATTGAGACGAATGAGCTGTGGCAATACCTGAGCCAGGTGCCGCCACCGTGGGGCGGCACCCACAAGGAGCTGATAACGCTGTATCGCAACGCCAGCACCGAGGCCGATTGCCCGCTGGTGATTGACGACGAAACGCCTTCCTGCGGCAAAAGCCGCTTCGGCTGCTGGGTCTGCACGGTGGTGGTGAAAGACAAGTCGATGGACGGCCTCATTATGAACGGCGAAACCTGGATGGAGCCGCTCTCGGAACTGCGCGACTACCTGATACTGACCCGCGATAACCCCGAGCAATACCGCCAAAAGCGGCTGCGCAACGGTACTATCCGGGAAGATGCCTGGGGGCCTTATAAGCCGGAGGTACGGGCCGAAATTTTGCGTCGTTTATTGCAGGCCCAAAAGGAAATCCGGCAGGAATACGATGAAACCATGACCTTTATCACGCACCAGGAACTGGTGGCGGTGCAGGTGACGTGGTATCGGGACGGGATTTTTGACTACGACGTAGCTCAGATTTATAATTCGGTTTTCGACACCAAGCTTGACTTGGGATTAGACCGGCGCACCGCTAAAATTCGGGAGGAAGAAACCTTGCTGCGTGAAGTATGTCAGGATAATCCTGGTCATTTTGATTTGATTCAGCAAACGCTAAAAGTCGTTAAAGCTAAATCGTTGCTAGTGCGCAAACGCGGCTTGCACAACGACATTGAGCAGGTGCTCGATAACTACCTGCTGGAGGGAGCAATCGTTTAG
- a CDS encoding transposase yields MKQRTGSHSVHKLDVHLVWSTKYRYKVLVGEVQLRCRDLLRQTCNTLDVQILKGVVSKDHIHLHVSYPPFLSVSDLMRRLKGRSAKLLLQEFPELKRRYWGGHFWGIGYGAWSVGNITDDILEAYLNHHKDQPNGDENFILE; encoded by the coding sequence ATGAAGCAGCGCACAGGTAGTCACTCGGTTCATAAGCTAGATGTGCATTTGGTCTGGAGCACGAAGTACCGCTACAAAGTCTTGGTGGGGGAGGTGCAACTGCGTTGTCGGGACTTGTTGCGGCAAACCTGTAATACGTTGGATGTGCAGATTCTCAAAGGGGTGGTGAGCAAAGACCATATTCATCTACATGTGTCGTATCCGCCTTTCTTGAGTGTGAGTGACCTCATGCGCCGGCTAAAAGGACGAAGCGCCAAGCTCCTGTTGCAGGAATTTCCCGAACTCAAGCGTCGGTATTGGGGCGGGCATTTTTGGGGTATTGGCTACGGAGCGTGGAGCGTAGGAAATATCACGGATGACATCTTGGAGGCGTATTTAAACCATCACAAAGACCAGCCCAACGGGGACGAGAATTTCATTCTGGAATAA
- a CDS encoding amino acid transporter yields MPPTTNSLFRRKTIASILANPPADAEGHGGTGGGLARHLTVRDLTGLGIAAIIGAGIFSTIGQASLNGGPAVSLLFVFTAIACAFSALCYAQFAATIPVSGSAYTYAYTSFGELAAWIIGWALIMEYAVGNIVVAISWSDYFTGLLDSVGLHIPRWLTMGTQSAHAGYEAVLALMQAGKPLAAATPAQLDAYYAWTNAPELFDGLRLAVDLPAFGITVAITALVYVGIKESKNASNFLVLLKLTVVAVVIAVGVFYVKPENWHPFAPNGMGGVLKGVSAVFFAYIGFDAISTTAEECKNPQRDLPRAMMWALIICTVLYVIITLVLTGMVSYKELGVGDPLSFVFAKVGLPRFSGLVAVSAVFAMASVLLVFQLGQPRIWLTMSRDGLLPPVFARIHPKFHTPSFSTIVTGIFVGVPALFLNMDLVVDLTSIGTLFAFALVCGGILIIDPYGKSDARFTVPYISGRWLIPALLLGAGWLLWRYDHDTITTLISDVDGTTARRTGAGYYGIFRHQIPYLVFILASLAIMVVTFQKKLSLLPVLGLLTNLYLMTQLGINNWTMFLIWLLIGLAIYFTYGYKHSRLNRGVGV; encoded by the coding sequence ATGCCCCCCACCACAAACTCGCTCTTTCGCCGCAAAACCATTGCGTCTATCCTGGCCAACCCACCCGCCGATGCCGAGGGCCACGGCGGCACCGGCGGCGGCCTGGCCCGCCACCTCACCGTGCGCGACCTCACTGGCCTCGGCATCGCGGCCATCATCGGGGCCGGCATCTTTTCCACCATCGGCCAGGCCAGTCTGAATGGTGGGCCGGCCGTGTCGCTGCTGTTCGTGTTCACGGCCATTGCCTGCGCGTTCTCGGCCTTGTGCTACGCGCAGTTCGCGGCCACCATTCCGGTCAGCGGCTCGGCCTATACTTACGCCTACACCTCGTTTGGCGAGCTGGCGGCCTGGATTATCGGCTGGGCGCTCATCATGGAATATGCGGTGGGCAACATCGTGGTGGCCATTTCGTGGAGTGACTACTTCACCGGCCTGCTCGACAGCGTGGGCCTGCACATTCCGCGCTGGCTCACGATGGGCACCCAAAGCGCCCACGCCGGCTACGAGGCCGTGCTGGCCCTCATGCAAGCCGGCAAGCCGCTGGCCGCCGCCACGCCCGCCCAGCTCGATGCCTACTATGCCTGGACCAACGCCCCGGAGCTGTTCGACGGCCTGCGGCTGGCCGTCGATTTGCCGGCCTTCGGCATCACGGTCGCCATCACGGCGCTCGTCTATGTAGGCATCAAGGAGAGCAAAAACGCGTCTAACTTCCTGGTATTGCTGAAGCTGACCGTGGTGGCGGTGGTTATCGCGGTGGGCGTGTTCTACGTGAAGCCCGAAAACTGGCACCCCTTCGCCCCCAACGGCATGGGCGGCGTGCTCAAGGGCGTGTCGGCCGTTTTCTTCGCCTACATCGGCTTCGATGCCATCTCGACCACCGCCGAGGAGTGCAAAAATCCACAGCGCGACCTGCCCAGGGCCATGATGTGGGCGCTCATTATTTGCACCGTGCTCTACGTTATTATCACGCTGGTGCTCACCGGCATGGTCTCCTATAAAGAGCTGGGGGTAGGCGACCCGCTTTCCTTCGTGTTTGCCAAGGTGGGCCTGCCCCGGTTCTCGGGCCTGGTGGCGGTGAGCGCGGTCTTTGCGATGGCCTCGGTGCTGCTGGTGTTCCAGTTGGGCCAGCCGCGCATCTGGCTCACCATGAGCCGCGACGGTCTCCTACCCCCCGTCTTCGCCCGCATCCACCCCAAGTTCCACACGCCCTCGTTCAGCACCATCGTCACGGGGATTTTCGTGGGCGTGCCGGCCTTGTTTCTGAACATGGATTTGGTGGTCGATTTGACCAGCATCGGCACGCTGTTCGCCTTCGCCCTGGTGTGCGGCGGCATCCTCATCATCGACCCCTACGGCAAGTCCGACGCCCGCTTCACGGTGCCCTACATCAGCGGGCGCTGGCTGATACCGGCGCTGCTGCTGGGGGCCGGCTGGCTGCTGTGGCGCTACGACCACGACACCATCACCACGCTCATCAGCGACGTGGATGGCACCACCGCCCGCCGCACCGGCGCGGGCTACTACGGCATCTTCCGCCACCAGATTCCCTACCTGGTGTTCATCCTCGCCTCGCTGGCCATCATGGTCGTCACGTTCCAAAAGAAGCTCTCGCTGCTGCCGGTGCTGGGCCTGCTCACCAATCTCTATTTAATGACGCAGCTGGGGATTAATAACTGGACGATGTTCCTGATTTGGCTGCTGATTGGACTGGCGATTTACTTCACGTATGGCTACAAGCACTCGCGGCTGAACCGGGGGGTAGGGGTCTAA
- a CDS encoding cysteine desulfurase IscS (catalyzes the removal of elemental sulfur from cysteine to produce alanine; involved in NAD biosynthesis) produces MIYLDNNATTRLDPRVLAAMMPFLTDEYANAASTHPFGLRAHEAVKLARQQVAQLLSCEPTELIFTSGATEAINLAIKGVADSYASRGRHIVTVQTEHTAVLDVCRYLETQGCEVSYLPVQPDGRLDLAVVQAAIRPDTILVSVMLVNNETGVIQPIREIAALAHAAGALFLTDATQAVGKLPIDVEALGIDLLTCSGHKLYGPKGIGALYVRQRKPRRVKLAALLHGGGHERGWRSGTLNVPGIVGLGHAAELCRQTMTEEAARLGALRDELEAGLLTIPGTHVNGNQQHRLYNTTNILFEGCDSDALIMGLTGIAVSNGSACTAASVDPSHVLLAMGLDETAAFSCLRFSLGRFSGVAELPEVRQTLAGVVQQLRAYAAV; encoded by the coding sequence ATGATTTATCTCGATAACAACGCCACTACCCGCCTCGACCCGCGCGTGCTGGCAGCCATGATGCCCTTCCTCACCGACGAGTACGCCAACGCCGCCAGCACCCACCCTTTCGGCCTGCGAGCGCATGAAGCCGTGAAGCTGGCGCGGCAGCAGGTAGCGCAGTTGTTAAGCTGCGAACCAACGGAACTGATTTTTACATCGGGCGCGACGGAGGCCATTAACCTGGCCATCAAAGGGGTGGCCGATAGCTACGCCAGCCGGGGCCGCCACATCGTGACGGTGCAAACCGAGCATACCGCCGTGCTGGACGTGTGCCGCTACCTCGAAACCCAGGGCTGCGAAGTATCCTACCTGCCGGTGCAGCCCGATGGCCGGCTCGACCTAGCCGTAGTGCAGGCCGCCATCCGGCCCGATACCATCCTGGTATCGGTGATGCTGGTCAATAACGAAACCGGCGTTATCCAGCCCATCCGCGAAATTGCGGCGCTGGCCCACGCCGCCGGGGCGCTCTTCCTGACCGATGCCACCCAGGCCGTGGGCAAGCTGCCGATTGACGTAGAGGCGCTCGGCATCGACCTGCTCACCTGCTCCGGCCATAAGCTCTACGGCCCCAAAGGCATCGGGGCCCTCTACGTGCGCCAGCGCAAGCCGCGCCGCGTGAAGCTGGCCGCCTTGCTGCACGGCGGTGGTCACGAACGGGGCTGGCGCAGCGGCACCCTCAACGTGCCCGGCATCGTGGGGCTGGGCCACGCCGCCGAGCTGTGCCGCCAAACCATGACCGAAGAAGCCGCCCGCCTCGGGGCGTTGCGCGACGAGTTGGAAGCGGGCTTGCTCACCATCCCCGGCACGCACGTAAATGGCAACCAACAGCACCGCCTTTACAACACCACCAATATCCTGTTCGAGGGCTGCGATTCCGATGCCCTGATTATGGGCCTGACCGGCATTGCCGTTTCAAATGGCTCGGCCTGCACAGCGGCTTCGGTAGACCCGTCGCACGTGCTGCTGGCAATGGGGCTGGACGAAACGGCGGCGTTTTCGTGCCTGCGGTTTAGCTTGGGGCGGTTTAGTGGGGTAGCGGAGCTGCCAGAGGTGCGGCAGACATTGGCCGGAGTGGTGCAGCAGCTGCGGGCGTATGCGGCGGTGTAG
- a CDS encoding restriction endonuclease — protein MTGHEKRFALPFYHLANEKGDWWRLRPVAGCEIWLQNAGSMRTFANLSAAVVCAELDASLAALLMQPESRQALRQELLATCFPGQTAPRIDDDSAGYVQGLENEVVNESQAEYKAVIDGLKAEAKSTKTKLDPEKYEIEVYNRGNVFRREIIKLYHETCCISGLRVSAKFSITMVDACHIKPFAVGFDNTLTNGIALCPNLHRAFDRGLLAVDENYRVVFSPAFTENASSPFSLRQVEGLELMLPGHHAPSLEAFAWHRANVFQK, from the coding sequence ATTACCGGCCATGAAAAGCGGTTTGCGCTCCCTTTCTACCACCTTGCCAACGAAAAGGGTGATTGGTGGCGGCTACGACCCGTGGCGGGCTGTGAAATCTGGCTGCAAAATGCGGGTTCGATGCGCACGTTTGCCAACCTGTCGGCGGCCGTAGTCTGCGCAGAACTAGATGCTAGTTTGGCAGCGCTGCTCATGCAGCCGGAGAGTCGGCAGGCGCTGCGCCAGGAACTGCTGGCTACCTGTTTTCCCGGCCAAACCGCGCCGCGCATTGACGACGACAGCGCGGGCTACGTGCAGGGCCTGGAAAACGAAGTCGTGAACGAAAGCCAAGCCGAATACAAAGCGGTAATTGACGGGCTGAAAGCCGAAGCAAAAAGCACCAAGACCAAGCTGGACCCGGAGAAATACGAAATCGAAGTGTACAACCGGGGCAATGTATTTCGGCGCGAAATCATCAAGCTCTACCACGAAACCTGCTGCATTTCGGGGCTGCGCGTGAGCGCTAAATTCAGCATTACAATGGTTGATGCCTGCCACATCAAGCCGTTCGCCGTGGGCTTCGACAATACGCTGACCAACGGTATTGCGCTGTGCCCGAACCTACACCGCGCCTTTGACCGGGGCTTGCTGGCGGTGGATGAAAACTACCGGGTGGTTTTCTCCCCGGCATTTACGGAGAATGCGAGTAGCCCTTTCAGCTTGCGGCAGGTTGAAGGGCTCGAACTGATGCTTCCGGGGCATCATGCGCCCTCATTGGAGGCGTTTGCGTGGCACCGGGCGAATGTGTTTCAGAAATAG
- a CDS encoding chromate transporter, with protein sequence MRRTRNFVFLKDVAGLACTAFGGPQAHLAMMLRLLVRKRQYLTAEELLELQALCALLPGPTSTQTMTAIGFRLGGPNLAYLTLLVWCFPSVALMTLAGLLLTHFDTAFTGRLVQFVQPVAVGFVAFSAYRIAEKVIHTKTAVALLVAAAMVAYFFQLPGVLPLLLLAGGAVTTLRYRKHAVVQNKKPIRVEWANGALWLGIFLLAALLGHYTHLLPVRLFENFYRNGSLVFGGGQVLAPLLFAEFVEYKHYLTGPEFLSGLGLVQALPGPNFSFASYIGALAMRPAGGVGPQLLGALVGAVGIFLPGVLLIFFVIRFWDGLRQYRVVKASLEGVNAVSAGLVCAAALLLYHPLPDRLLPLPGALAAWHLPLNPLLVGATFLLLLWERVPGVAIVGAALLAGALVR encoded by the coding sequence ATGCGCCGGACGCGCAACTTCGTGTTTCTCAAAGACGTGGCGGGGCTAGCATGCACGGCTTTCGGCGGGCCGCAGGCGCACCTGGCCATGATGCTGCGGCTGCTGGTGCGCAAGCGCCAATACCTCACGGCCGAGGAATTGCTGGAATTGCAGGCCCTCTGCGCGTTGCTGCCCGGCCCCACTTCGACCCAAACCATGACGGCCATCGGCTTTCGGCTGGGCGGGCCTAATCTGGCCTACCTCACGCTGCTGGTCTGGTGCTTCCCGTCGGTCGCGCTCATGACTTTAGCGGGGCTGCTGCTCACGCACTTCGACACGGCTTTTACGGGGCGGCTGGTGCAGTTCGTGCAGCCGGTGGCAGTGGGCTTCGTGGCGTTTTCGGCTTATCGCATCGCGGAGAAAGTCATCCATACCAAAACGGCGGTGGCCCTGCTGGTGGCCGCCGCGATGGTGGCCTATTTCTTCCAATTGCCGGGCGTGCTGCCGCTGCTGCTGCTGGCCGGCGGGGCCGTCACCACGCTGCGCTACCGCAAGCACGCCGTGGTGCAAAACAAAAAGCCCATCCGGGTGGAGTGGGCCAACGGCGCGCTGTGGCTGGGTATTTTCCTGCTGGCGGCGCTGCTGGGGCACTACACGCACCTGCTGCCGGTGCGGTTGTTCGAGAATTTTTACCGCAACGGCTCGCTGGTTTTCGGCGGCGGGCAGGTGCTGGCTCCGCTGCTTTTCGCCGAGTTCGTGGAGTACAAGCACTACCTCACGGGTCCCGAATTCCTCTCTGGCCTGGGCTTGGTGCAGGCGTTGCCGGGGCCTAATTTTTCGTTCGCTTCCTACATCGGCGCGCTGGCCATGCGGCCGGCGGGGGGGGTAGGGCCGCAGCTGCTGGGCGCGCTGGTGGGCGCGGTGGGCATCTTCCTGCCGGGCGTGCTGCTGATATTTTTCGTCATCCGCTTCTGGGACGGCCTGCGGCAATACCGCGTGGTGAAAGCCTCCCTGGAAGGCGTGAATGCCGTGAGCGCCGGCCTGGTTTGCGCCGCCGCACTGCTGCTCTACCACCCGCTGCCCGACCGTCTCCTACCCCTGCCCGGCGCACTGGCCGCCTGGCATCTGCCGCTGAATCCGCTACTGGTGGGTGCCACGTTTCTGCTGCTGCTCTGGGAGAGGGTGCCGGGCGTGGCGATAGTGGGGGCGGCGCTGCTGGCGGGGGCATTGGTGCGGTAG
- a CDS encoding kynurenine 3-monooxygenase gives MESTDLVIPTPPQESQAEPLVVMGGGLVGSLLTLYLARRGHPVQVFERLPDPRRQGLAGGRSINLALSDRGWRGLAGVGVVEDIRQVGIPMYRRVMHDGAGALTFQPYGQENQAIYSINRGSLNCTLLDLVEQEPRVQVTFGQKLTQLDLPGRRLHLQDVANHREYEVAYERLFGADGAFSAVRGALQRTDRTDYSQQYLEYGYKELTIAAGEGGSWKLEKNALHIWPRGNFLMIALPNLDGSFNATLFFPYEGDKSFAALQTPAEVADFFQVTFPDAMPLMPQLTDEFFDHPTGSLVTIRCFPWAYHDTVLLLGDAAHAILPFYGQGMNAGFEDCTVLNQLLEQHGEANWDKVMDEFEHQRKPNTDAMADLALYNFVEMRDRVADPRFLLQKRLESKIAAQYPGQWVPLYSRVTFSPDTSYADAWAAGQRQEAIMARLMPLIETEADYDKPETQELVRQAMTA, from the coding sequence ATGGAAAGCACTGATTTAGTAATCCCTACCCCCCCTCAGGAGTCCCAAGCCGAGCCGCTGGTAGTGATGGGTGGCGGCCTGGTGGGCTCGCTGCTTACACTGTACCTGGCGCGGCGCGGGCACCCGGTGCAGGTGTTCGAGCGCCTGCCCGACCCGCGCCGGCAAGGCCTGGCGGGCGGGCGCTCCATCAACCTGGCGCTGTCGGACCGCGGGTGGCGCGGCCTGGCGGGGGTAGGGGTGGTGGAGGACATCCGGCAGGTGGGGATTCCGATGTACCGGCGCGTGATGCACGACGGGGCGGGCGCGCTCACTTTTCAGCCCTACGGCCAGGAAAACCAGGCCATTTACTCCATCAACCGCGGCAGCCTCAACTGCACCCTGCTCGACCTGGTGGAGCAGGAGCCGCGCGTGCAGGTCACCTTTGGCCAGAAGCTGACGCAGCTTGACCTGCCCGGCCGCCGCCTGCACCTGCAGGATGTAGCCAACCACCGCGAGTACGAGGTAGCCTACGAGCGCCTGTTTGGGGCCGATGGAGCTTTCTCGGCAGTGCGCGGGGCCTTGCAGCGCACCGACCGCACCGACTATTCGCAGCAGTACTTAGAATACGGCTACAAGGAATTGACCATCGCGGCGGGCGAGGGGGGTAGCTGGAAGCTGGAGAAAAACGCGCTGCACATCTGGCCGCGCGGTAATTTTCTGATGATTGCCCTGCCCAACCTCGACGGCTCATTCAACGCCACGCTGTTCTTTCCTTATGAGGGCGATAAGTCCTTCGCAGCGCTGCAAACGCCGGCCGAAGTGGCTGATTTCTTTCAGGTTACCTTTCCCGATGCGATGCCGCTGATGCCGCAGCTCACGGACGAGTTTTTTGACCACCCCACGGGCTCGCTCGTTACTATTCGCTGCTTTCCGTGGGCCTATCACGATACGGTGCTGCTGCTCGGCGACGCGGCGCACGCCATTCTGCCCTTCTATGGCCAGGGCATGAACGCGGGCTTTGAGGACTGCACCGTGCTCAACCAGCTCCTGGAGCAGCACGGCGAGGCTAACTGGGATAAAGTGATGGATGAGTTTGAGCACCAGCGCAAACCCAACACCGACGCGATGGCCGACCTGGCCCTCTACAACTTCGTGGAGATGCGCGACCGCGTGGCCGACCCGCGCTTTTTGTTGCAAAAGCGCCTCGAAAGCAAAATTGCCGCCCAATATCCCGGCCAGTGGGTGCCGCTGTACTCGCGCGTCACGTTCTCACCCGACACCTCGTATGCCGACGCCTGGGCCGCCGGCCAGCGCCAGGAAGCCATCATGGCGCGCCTCATGCCGCTTATTGAGACGGAGGCTGACTACGACAAGCCGGAGACGCAGGAACTGGTGCGGCAGGCCATGACGGCGTAA
- a CDS encoding oxidoreductase, whose amino-acid sequence MDAITGKVIVITGASSGIGEATALLLAGRGAKVILGARRQERLEALVARIAAAGGEAACLPTDVRQRADLEKLVALARERFGRLDVLVSNAGVGLISRFDELRVADWEQMIDVNLKGMLYGIAAALPVFRQQGTGHFVNVISTAGLRIVPQQGVYAGTKNAVRTIAEALRQEAGPTLRVTNVSPGFVRTDFAEATPNPEQRAAILAKRDQLAIGPEAIARAIAFAIEQPADVEVGDIVVRPTAQD is encoded by the coding sequence ATGGATGCTATCACGGGAAAAGTAATTGTCATTACGGGGGCCAGCAGCGGCATTGGCGAGGCCACGGCCCTGCTGCTGGCCGGGCGCGGGGCCAAGGTAATCCTGGGAGCCCGCCGCCAGGAGCGGCTCGAAGCCTTAGTGGCGCGCATCGCGGCGGCGGGCGGCGAAGCGGCCTGCCTGCCCACCGACGTGCGCCAGCGCGCCGACCTGGAAAAGCTGGTAGCCCTGGCCCGCGAGCGGTTTGGCCGGCTCGACGTGTTGGTTAGCAACGCCGGGGTGGGCCTGATTTCGCGGTTTGACGAGCTGCGGGTGGCAGATTGGGAGCAGATGATTGACGTGAACCTGAAAGGGATGCTCTATGGTATCGCGGCCGCGCTGCCGGTATTTCGGCAGCAGGGCACGGGTCACTTCGTCAACGTAATATCTACGGCCGGGCTGCGCATTGTGCCGCAGCAAGGCGTGTATGCCGGCACCAAGAATGCCGTGCGCACCATTGCCGAGGCGCTGCGCCAGGAGGCCGGCCCTACGTTGCGCGTCACCAACGTGTCACCGGGTTTCGTGCGCACCGACTTTGCCGAAGCTACCCCCAATCCCGAGCAGCGAGCCGCCATCCTGGCTAAGCGCGACCAGCTGGCCATCGGCCCCGAGGCCATTGCCCGCGCCATTGCCTTCGCCATCGAGCAGCCCGCCGACGTGGAGGTGGGCGATATCGTGGTGCGGCCCACGGCGCAGGATTGA